A stretch of DNA from Bacteroidia bacterium:
GACTATTACAGATTTGCAATCGGTGTTAGGCCAATTTTCTCAAGAAAAATTAATACATAAAATTGGACTAAACATAATGTCCATTCGGTATAAAATGGTCGGTAATTCCATAAAAACAGTTTAGGTAACATTATCCAATTCTGTTAATCCTTGGAAAACTAACGACAAAAATTAGAATCCCCATAGTATTTAAAAACAGGACAAGCTTCTGTCGAAGATACCGAAGTGTTTCGGAATCTTCGACACAGTTCCGTAGTCATTACGGAACGAAATTACTCCGACCGTTGTTAGAATAGTTCCGCTGCGCTTCACTTCGGTTAAGACCTTATATGATACAAACTGGCCTTCTGTCTTCCGTACGTGTCAAGTTGTTGGTTTTTCTCGTCCTAAAAAAAGTTGACACTTCAAAGTTGGCTACGTTGATTGCGTGGCCTGTTTAGCTTGTAGATGTAATTGTAATTGATTTTTAAGGTTAATATTGGGTGTGTTTATTGGAAATCAAAGTCAAATACAAATTGTTTTTATTTTATGTTTATAGGGTAGATTATTATTTTTGCCTAGTGTTGGATAATGAGTTTGGTGGTATGGCCATTGGTGGTCTTGAGAAAATAAATACAGTTTGCAAAGGTTAAAATGTATATTTGGGTTTCCATGTGTTTGGTTGGAAATCAAGGCTTTTTACCTCACCACCACCAGCCTCTTAGCCGCAATAGTTTTCCCATCAGCCACCAACTTACACAAATAAACACCTTGCTCAACATCTGCAAGGCCGATAGCCGATAAACCAAGCTGTATTCGTTTCTTCAATACCTCTTGCCCAAGCGTATTTGTAAGTTGCAGTTCTGCATGTAGGCTTTGCCCGGCATACATAATATTCAAGGTTTCTGTGGCGGGGTTTGGACTTAGCTCGAATAGCTTTGCTTTGCCCTCAGGTTGTGTGAAACCTACGGTGCAGGGAGTGGGCAATTCAAAAGCCCCAATTGTGGGTGGGTTGCTGCGGGCGTTGCCGTATATGTCGGTTGTAACTTCGTCCATCCATATACCACGTCCGCAAAGCTGTGAACCTAGTTGTAGATTGGGGAGGCTATCAGATATAAACTCGGGGGCAATGGAAAGAGAGTTTTGTTCGTAGGAGGTTGAATCCTGCCAATCTGAAAGTGAGCCAACATAATAATTATATCCAAAACTGGCAAAAGTATCCCCAGTTGTGTAGATACTATTATAGTCCCAAATATCAAATGGGGTATCTTCTACGTTCAGAGCCTTTGCTTGCCCTTCGTTGTATATTATATTATTCAATATGCGGCAATTGATGGACTGCCCCTGATACACCCTAAGTGTTGCAAATAAACTATTTGCTCGAATATTAGATTTTGTATGAATTGTATTGAAAATGACATCTATATTTTTAAATCCGTTTATAAACATACCTATCCCACTGGCTAACCAAGATGAATTTAAAAAATCGGCATAAATAAAATTATTGGCGATTATTCCTTTAATTGATTCATCTGAATATGAGCTACTTCTAATGTCAATACCAGCATTAATCAAGGTATTGTTTGTTATTCTAATATCAGTACCACTATCAATATAACTACAGCCACCAGTTAATGATACTGAGTTTGAAATAAATACATTGTTGCTAATTTGAACACTTTGTTGTCCATAGAGGTATAAACCTGAACCGTCAACAAAGTTGTTATGAATAAAATTATTACCCCGTGCATTGGGATAAGCTGATACTTGGTTATTTGTATTAAAAAACACACGTGAATTGCTATTACCCTTAAAAAGATTAGAACGAAATTCGTTATAGCCATTTAATTGCAGACTATCATTTGAATCGATTTTTGAATAAACAAAGTATCTTCCATCAGTATCCAAAAACTGATTATTGAGGAATCTAAGGTGTGAGGTTGCACCGACAAAATTTACTAAGGTATCATTGCTTCCGGTATTTTTGAATGTAATACCCTTGAAAACCAAATTGGCGGCTGCATTAACTTTTAAAACGTATCCGGGAGTAATTACTGAATCACCCTGCAATACAACTAAACTGCTATCGCCACTTTCGGATTCGAAGATAACAGGGCTGCTGGACGAAGCCCCCTGAATGGATTCAATCACAACAGTTTCATAATAAATCCCGTTTCTAATTCTAAAAGTGCATGAATCCGAAATGCCTTGCTGATTCAGGGCAACAACTGCTTCATTGAATGTGGTATAGTTTGGGTTTTCCCCTCCAATGGTAAATACCCCACT
This window harbors:
- a CDS encoding T9SS type A sorting domain-containing protein, with the protein product MIESIQGASSSSPVIFESESGDSSLVVLQGDSVITPGYVLKVNAAANLVFKGITFKNTGSNDTLVNFVGATSHLRFLNNQFLDTDGRYFVYSKIDSNDSLQLNGYNEFRSNLFKGNSNSRVFFNTNNQVSAYPNARGNNFIHNNFVDGSGLYLYGQQSVQISNNVFISNSVSLTGGCSYIDSGTDIRITNNTLINAGIDIRSSSYSDESIKGIIANNFIYADFLNSSWLASGIGMFINGFKNIDVIFNTIHTKSNIRANSLFATLRVYQGQSINCRILNNIIYNEGQAKALNVEDTPFDIWDYNSIYTTGDTFASFGYNYYVGSLSDWQDSTSYEQNSLSIAPEFISDSLPNLQLGSQLCGRGIWMDEVTTDIYGNARSNPPTIGAFELPTPCTVGFTQPEGKAKLFELSPNPATETLNIMYAGQSLHAELQLTNTLGQEVLKKRIQLGLSAIGLADVEQGVYLCKLVADGKTIAAKRLVVVR